The Campylobacter concisus sequence TCTGCAAAGGCTTTGAGAAGAGATGGTTATCTAATCGCCAACATTTATGGCAAGGGATTAGAGAATGTTGCAGCTGCTTTTAAAGTAAATGACTTTATTAAAGAAGCACGTAAAAAAGAGAGCCTTGCTTTTGATGTGAAAGTAGGCGGAAAAGTTTATAATGTCGTTATTGTTGATTACCAAAGAGATGTTGTTACAAGTGATCTTAAACACGTAGATCTAAAAGTAGCACTTCCAGGCGTTTTATCAAAATATATGATCCCAGTTAAGCCAGTTGGAACACCTATTGGTCTTAAAAATAAGGGCGTTTTGATCCAATCAAAAAGACGTCTTTGTGTAAAATGCACAGCTGAAAATTTACCAAATTCATTTGACGTTGATGTAAGCAAACTTGACATCGACGATACTATTTTGGTTCGTGACATCACAGCTCCTAAAGGCGTTACTATCATTGACGCTGACCGTGTTGCGGTACTTGGAGTTATTAAAGCTAAATAAAAAGGGCTTTTGTGACACTAATAGCGGGGCTGGGAAATCCTGGCCCCAAATACGAAAACACTAGACACAACATAGGCTTTATGCTTATAGACTTCCTAAAAGACTCAAATTTCAAAGATGTTAGCTCAGCCAAATTCCAAGGCGAAGTTTTTAAATTTAACGACATTATTTTGCTAAAACCAACAACCTTTATGAACCTCTCAGGACAAAGTGTAAAAGCGGTAAAAGACTTTTATAAACCAGATAGAATAATCGTAATACACGATGATCTTGATCTTAGTTTTGGTGCAGTTAAATTTAAAAAAGGCGGCAGTAGTGGCGGGCATAACGGCATAAAATCAATCGATAATCTAATCGGCAACGACTACGAAAGGGTGCGTGTTGGCATTGGGCACCTTGGTGATGCTAAAAATTTTGTCCTTGGAGAGTTTAGCGATGAAGAAAAAAAGGCTTTAGATGAAATTTTAGCCTACACAAAAAATGCAGTTTGCGAGCTACTAAAGAGCGACATCAACGAAATTTCGCAAAAATTTACGATAAAAAAAGGTCTTATCAAATGAAACTATACGCCAGATACGTTGGCTGGGTCTATATAAAATCTTTTCTTATCGTATTTTTAGCACTTGAACTATTTTATGTTGGTATCGATCTGCTTACAAATTTAAAAGATCTGCCGCCATCTGCAAACCTTCAGCTCCTTTATGTTGGGCTTACATCGCTTAGCGCTATTGGCTACGTTTTGCCACTTTCGCTTATTTTTGCACTCATTATTTTGCATGTAAATATGGTCAGGTCAAACGAGCTAATCAGCTTTTATGCGCTTGGTATTAGTAAAAATAGTCTAATTTTTCCACCATTTTTTATTGCACTTTTTGTAACTATTTTTTATGTTGGCTTAAATTTTACTCCATTTGCCTATGCGCACGACTATCAAAAAAGTATCGCTAAAAATACGGCTTTTTCGAAAAACACAAATGATTCGTTTTTAAAATTTGAAGGCAAATTTATCTACATAAAGGAGCTAAATTCTGTTAATCAAATAGCAAATGATGTTAGAATTTTTGAGATAAATGGCACAAATTTACTCTCAACTACATTTGCAAATCATGCTAATTTTAAAGACAATGAGTGGATTTTAAAAGATGTTAATCAAACTATTTTGCCGCAAATTTTAGAGCTTGGTGGGGCTGGTTTTAATAAAATACAAAGCGAGAACTTAGATGCACTAAAAGGCTTTAAGCCAAAGAGTATTGAAAGCGCTGTTAGCGTTGAAAACTCAAAATTTAATATCCCAGATGCGATAAATTTTATAAAGACATTTAAAAATGAAGGCATCGGCCTTGATAGCGCAAAAACAGCTTTTTACAACCTTGCTATCGCTCCATTTTTTGCACCATTTTTATTGCTCATTTTTTACTATCATTTGCCTGTAACTGGTAGATTTTTTAATCTTGCACTTTCGACTTTTATCTTTGTTGTGATAACTCTTGTCGTTTGGGGATTGCTCTTTATTCTTGCAAAATTTGCACAAACTTCTGTGATCTTGCCAGAGATTGGCATAGTTTTGCCAGTTATTTTACTTTTTGCATACGCCATTTATCTCATAAAATCGCATCGTTAAGCCAAATTTTGGCAAGCTTTTTGTAAAATCAAGTCATTTTAATAAAGGCTATTTTATGGATTTTAAAGAGCTTGCAAGTAGATACAAAACCCCACTTTACATTTATGATTTTAACCACATAAAAAACCGTTACGAAGCACTAAAAAATGCTTTTTTTGCTAGAAAATCTCTCATTTGCTATGCGGTGAAAGCAAACTCAAATTTAAGTGTTTTGAAATTTCTAGCTGATCTTGGAGCTGGATTTGATTGTGTTAGCATTGGCGAAGTAAAAAGAGCGCTTTTAGCAGGTGCAAAGAGATATCAGATCATTTTTAGTGGCGTTGGCAAAAGCGATGAAGAGTTAAAAGAGGCTTTGAAAAATGAAATTTTGCTCATAAATGTCGAGAGTTTTGCCGAACTTTTAAGGCTTGAAAAGATCGCAAAAGGGCTAAACTTAAAGGCAAGGATCAGCATTAGGGTAAATCCAGGTGTCGATGCAAAAACTCACCCATATATCTCGACAGGACTAAATGAAAATAAATTTGGCGTTGATGCTGAAACAGCCAAAAGAATGTACATCCACGCTAAAAACTCGGACTTTCTTGAGCCAACTGGCATACATTTTCACATCGGCTCACAGCTAACTTCACTTAGCCCGATAATCGATGCTGCAAATATCGTTAGTGAGCTTTTAAGAGAGCTAAGAGCACTTGAGATTGATATCAAATTCTTTGACGTTGGTGGTGGACTTGGCATCATTTATAACGATGAAAAAGAGATAAATTTATATGACTACGCACAAGGAATTTTAGGCGCACTAAAGGGTCAAGATGTGACCATCGTTTGCGAGCCAGGACGTTTCATCGTGGGCAATGCTGGTTACTTTGTCGCAAGCGTTTTATATGAGAAATTTAACGGCAAAAAGAGATTTGTCATCACTGATGGAGCGATGAATGATCTCATAAGACCAAGCCTTTATGGCGCGCATCACAAAATTTTTGTCGATGGCAAGGATGAAAATTTAGGCACTTGCGATGTGGTCGGTCCAGTTTGTGAAAGCGGCGACTTTTTAGCAAAAGATATCAATCTACCAGAGTGTGAAAGTGGCGACATCATCGTGGTTAAAGGGGCTGGAGCTTATGGATTTAGCATGAGTTCAAACTACAACACAAGAAACAGAGCCGCTGAAGTTTGCGTGCTTGATGGCAAAGATAGGCTGATAAGAAGACGTGAGTGCTTTGAGGACGTCGTGGCACCTGAGATTGAGTTTTTGGAGAGCACTGATGCAAGAGCTAAATGAGCTTAGAAAAGAGATCGATAGTATCGATGATCTCATCTTAAATAAACTAAATGAAAGAATGAAGCTTGTCGAGCAGATCGGCAAGCTAAAGCAAACGACTGGGACGCCTATATATCGCCCTGAGCGCGAGCGAGCCATCATAAACCGCTTAACTAGCCTTAGCAAAGATAAAGCCTTAAATAAGGCTGCGATCGAGGCTATTTATCTTGAAATTTTCGCTGTTAGTAGAAATTTAGAGATGCCTCAAAAGATCGTCTATCTAGGGCCTGAGGGCACTTATACACATCAAGCGGCGCAAAGTAGATTTGGTGCGATGAGTGCCTACCTGCCACTTGCTACGATCGAGGCAGTTTTTACAAAGCTAGCTCAAAAAGAGGCAAAATATGGCGTCGTGCCTATCGAAAACAACACTGAAGGTGCTGTTGGAGCTACGCTTGATTGTTTGAGTAAATTTGATGATATAAAGATAGTGGCAGAGCTCTACGTAGATATCCACCACAGCTTTGTTAGCATAAATGAAAATTTAAAAGAGATAAAGCGAATTTACTCGCATCCGCAAGGCTACAACCAGTGCCGTAAATTTTTAGAAGATCACTTGCTAAATGAGGTTGAGTTTATCCCAGCCAAATCAACCGCAGCAGCTGCATATATGGCATCAATGGATAGAAATTCAGCCGCCATTTGCTCAAAGATCGCAGCTAAGATTTATAATGTGCCGATAGTTTATGAGACGATTGAAGACAATATGGCAAATAGAACGAGATTTTTGATTTTAAGCGATTTTAAAAATGCAAGAGTTGAGAACTCAAAAACTTCAATCCTTGCAAAGACTGACCACAGTCCAGGACGCCTTGCTGATCTGCTTTCTATCTTTAAAAATGAAAATATCAATATCACAAAACTTGAGTCACGCCCTATAAAACAACGCGAGTTTAAATCAATGTTTTATCTTGATTTTGAAGGGCATATCGACGATGAGAAGGTACAAAATGCCTTTGAATTAGCAAAAGAGAGCGGTGCTGAGATAAGCTGGTTAGGGAGTTATTTAAACGGAGAAGAGTAATGAAGTTTAATGATTTTTTAGATGATTTAGTTAATTACGAGGCTGGAAAGCCGATTGAGCTTGTAGTTAGAGAGTTTGGCATCGAGGCAAAAGATGTGATAAAGCTAGCTAGCAATGAAAATCCTTTTGGCACGAGCAAACGCGTAGAAGAGGCGCTAAAAGAGGTCGCTAAAAATGCACATCTCTATCCAGATGATAGCTACTTTGAGCTAAAAGAGGGACTGGCTAAGAAATTTGGCGTAACTAGCAAAAATCTAATCATCGGCTCTGGAAGTGACCAGATCATAGAGTATGCACTTCACGCAAAGGCAAATAAGCAAAGTGGCGTTTTGATGGCTGGCGTGACATTTGCGATGTATGAAATTTATACAAAGCAAACTGGAGCAAAAATTTATCGCACAAAGAGTGTAGAGCACAATTTGAGCGAGTTTTTAGAAATTTATAATGCGCATAAAGATGAAATTTCAGTAATCTTTCTTTGCTTGCCAAACAATCCTTTGGGTGAGTGTTTGGACGCAGATGAGGTCTTTAAATTTATAAAAAGTATTGATGAAAATACGCTTGTTGTGCTTGATTGTGCCTATAATGAATTTGCAAAATTTAAAGATAGCAAAAAAGAGATAAGGCCAAGCGAGGTAGTGAAATTTAAAAATGCCATCTATCTTGGAACATTCTCAAAGGCCTACGCACTTGGTGGCATGCGCGTTGGATACGGCGTGGCAAATGAAGAGATTATAGGCGCTCTCTCAAAACTAAGAGCTCCATTCAATATCACAACTCCAAGCCTAAGAGCTGCGATAGTAGCACTTAATGATGATGAATTTGTGCAAAAAACCATGCAAAATAATTTCGAGCAGATGAAGAGATATGAGGAATTTGCAAAGCAAAATGGCATAGAGTTTATCCCAAGCTACACAAATTTCATCACATTTAAATTTAACGAGCCAAAATCAAGCCAGATATGCGAAAAGATGCTAAAAAAGGGTATAATTTTGCGAGATCTAAAAAGCTACGCCCTAAATGCGGTGAGAATCACCATCGGCCTTAGTTGGCAAAATGATAGAGTTTTTGAAGAATTAAAGCAAATTTTAAAGTAGGAATATGGATTTTAAAGCATTACTTCATCAAATAAGTCAAATTTATCAAAAGCTTTCATTAAAGCAAAAAATAGTTGCAGCTAGCTCGATCGTCTTGGTCGTGGCATTTTTAGTGTTTTTAACACTTTATAAAAGCAAAAATGAAAATTTTGCAGGCTATAGTGTTCTTTTTGAAAACATTAGCCCAAATGATTCTGCCTTAATACTTGATCAGCTAAATAAAGATGGAATTAAATATAAATTGGCAAACGAAGGCACTATCCTTGTGCCAACGAGCGATGTCTATAAAGAGCGCATCGCTGTTGCAACGCTTGGAATACCAAAAGAGAGCAAAATCGGCTTTGAAATTTTTGATAAGCAAGAATTTGGTGCGACTGATGCCGAGCAGAGAGTAAAATTTCAAAGAGCGCTTGAGGGCGAACTAGCTAGAACGATTGAAAGTCTCTCATCTATTCAAAAAGCGACTGTTCGTATCGCTATCCCTAAAGAGAGCGTTTTTACTGAGCGTCAAGCACTTCCAACCGCTTCTATCGTCGTTGAGCTAAAGCCAGGCGTTAGTTTAAATGCGAAGCAAATTTTTGGTATTAAAAACCTTGTCGCTGCCTCTGTTACAAACTTGAGCACAGAAAATGTAAAGATCGTCAATCAAGATGGCGTCGCACTTGGCGATGAAGACGGTGAGTTTGATAGTGATGCTATAGCTCAGCAGATCCGCTATAAGCGCGAGTTTGAAAATAATTACGAGCAAAAGATCGTAAATGTGCTAGCTCCTATCGTGGGCGGTGCGGACAAGGTCGTAGCAAAGGTAAATATCGACTTTGACTTCGATAAAAAAGATACAAAAAGTGAAGTTTATGACCCAAATAACGTCGTAAGAAGCGAAAGCAATATCGAAGAAAAACGCCAAGGCTCAGCGCCAAATGAAGTAGGTGGCGTCCCAGGTGCGGTTAGCAACATTGGCCCTGTTCAAGGCCTTGATGATAGCACTTTAAAAGAGCAGTACAACAAAAGCTCACAGCAGACAAACTATGAAATTTCAAAGAAAGTAACAAGCATTAAAGGGCAGTTTGCTAGCATAAATAGAGTGAGTGCAGCTGTTGTTATAGACGGACTTTATCAAAGTAAAAAAGATAGCGACGGCAAGCCAACTGGTGAGGTGGAATTTACTCCACTTTCTAAAGAGCAAAGAGAATCAATCACAAATTTAATCAAACAATCAATCGGCTATAACCAAAATAGAGGCGATGAAGTAAGCTTAGATAACTTTGAGTTTAAAACCGGTAAAGATATAAGCACTAGCGAGAAGATGGATGGCTTTGTGAATAACTATGTAGTGCCATTTATGCCGCTACTAAAATATATTTTTGCGGCATTATTGCTCTACATCTTCTACAAAAAAGTAATTGTGCCATTTATGCAAAAGATGCTTGAAGAGACAAAAGAAGAAGAGGAGCAAGTTCAAGATGGTCTTGAAGATATTGAGGTAGATGCTGAAGATACGCTTGAGAAATTTAAAGCTGCTCGCAAAAAGGTCGAAGAGCAACTAGGGCTTAGTGGCGAGTTTAATGAAGATGAACTAAAATATGATGTTTTACTTGAGAAAATGAGAGCGGTCATCACAGAAAGAAATGAAGAGATAGCAATGCTACTTCAAGATATGGTAAAAAATGACAGCGACTTTAATATGCGTAAGGAAATTTGATGTCAATAAAGCTAAATGACAAGCAAAAAATGATATATGATGATCTATCGATGCCTGAAAAGATTGCTATTTTGCTGATTCAGCTTGGCGAAGAGGCAACTGCTCTTATATTTTCTCATATGGATGTTGATGTCATCACTGAAATTTCAGGCTATATCGCAACTGCGAAAAATATTGATAAGCAAGTTGCAAGTGCTGTGCTAGAAGAATTTTACGCTCTAATGCAGTCAAATCAATATATGAGAAGTGGCGGTTTAGAGTACGCAAAAGAAATTTTGTACCGCACATTTGGTCCAGAGGCAGCTCAGAAAATTTTAGACAAGCTTGCAAAAAGCATGGAAAACTCAAAAAGCTTTGGCTATCTTGATAAGATAAAACCACAACAGCTTGCAGACTTTATCATAAAAGAGCACCCTCAAACCATCGCGCTAATACTAGCTCACATGGACTCAACGAGCGCTGCTGAAACGCTTAGCTTTTTCTCAGATGAGCTAAGAAGTGAAGTTGTCATTAGAATGGCAAATCTTGGCGATATTAGCCCATCGGTAATTAAGCGCGTTTCAACCGTGCTTGAGGGCAAGCTTGAAAGTCTTACATCATACAAAGTCGAAGTTGGCGGTCCAAGAGCTGTAGCAGAAGTGCTTAATAGACTTGGGCAAAAAGCTAGCAAAAGCACGATCGAACGCATCGAACAAAGCGATGATAAGCTTGCAACAACGATTAAAGAGCTTATGTTTACCTTTGAAGATATTATCAACCTTAATGCAACTGCGATTAGAGAAATTCTTAAAAATGTCGATAAAAAAGACCTTATGGTCGCATTTAAAGGCTCAAGCGATGGCATAAAGGATAAATTTTTATCAAATATGTCTCAGCGTGCAGCTGAAGCTTTTAAAGAGGAGATGCAATATCTTGGTGCGGTGCGTGTAAAAGATGTTGAAGAGGCCCAAAGGCGCATAGTAGAGACAGTGCAAACTCTAGCTGATCAAGGTGTATTCCAAGTCGGCGAAGCAGATGAGATGATAGAATGAAAAGCAGCGTAATAACCAGTGAGACTTCTCCAGCTCACTTTATAGAAAATTACAGATTTAAGGTGCTTGGAGTTGGAGAGCGAGCCGCAGATAGTGCTCCTGTATTGATAGAAGAAAATAATCTTAGTGAAGAGTTAAGCGAGCAAAATTTTGGGCAAAAGGGTGAAAATTTCATTCCTCAAGCTAGCCACCAAACGCAAGCAAGCCCGCAAAACCACTTTGCTTCTCAGGCTCAAAACTCACAAATGCAGCAAGGAGGCGAGTCAAGCTTTGTTGAAGAACTGCTTAAAAAAACAGATGAGCTAAGCAGCAACATCATCAAACTTCAAATGCAAATAGAAAATCAAGAGAGCGAATTTGCTAAGCGCCTTGAGGCTGAAATTTCTCGTGCAAAAGAGGATGGCAAAAATGAAGGTATCGCCCAAGCAAATGCGGCAAATGAAGCGAAGATAAATGAGCTTGAGGCTAGATTTAGCGCTTCAGCAGCAAAGCTGGATGAGCAGTATGTTAAATTCGATGAGTTTTTAAAGAAGATCGAAGAAGAGCTCGGACAAACTGCTATAAAAATCGCAAAAGAAGTAATCGATAAAGAAATTTCAACCTCTTCAAATCAGATCGCTCATCATTTAGCAAGCTCTCTTATAAAAGAACTAAGTAATGTCAAAAATATAGAAATTCGTGTAAATCCTGAAGATAGCGAATATATAAAAGAGCAATTTAGCAAGAATGGACACGTCAAAATAAGCGCTGATGATGCTATAAGCAAAGGCGGTGTGGTTATTATAAGTGATGGTGGCAATATCGATGCGACTATGCAAACAAGGCTAGAAAAACTAAAAATGCTGGTAAATAATGAATAAAGACGTTAAAAGTTTAGATGTTGATGAACTAAACGCACTTTGTCATGACATCAGGGATAAAATTTTAGCCACCGTTAGCAAAAATGGCGGTCACCTTAGCTCAAATATCGGTGCAGTTGAGATCATTGTGGCGATGCATAAAATTTTTGATGTGACAAAAGATCCATTTATTTTTGATGTGAGCCACCAAAGCTACGCACACAAGCTACTAACTGGGCGCTGGGAGAGCTTTGATACGCTTAGAAAATTTAATGGCATCAGCGGCTATACAAAGCCAAGCGAGAGTAAATTTGACTACTTTGTAGCAGGGCATAGCTCGACGTCCATATCTTTAGCAGTTGGTGCTGCAAAGGCAATAAAACTTAAAAACGAAGATCGTATCCCAGTAGCTGTCATAGGCGATGGCTCACTAAGTGGTGGAATGGCGTACGAGGCGCTAAATGAGATGGGAGACAGAAAATATCCTTGTGTCATCATCCTAAACGACAACGAGATGAGTATAAGCAAGCCTATAGGCGCGCTTAGCAAGTACCTAAGCCAGATGATGGCAGGACAGTTTTATCAAAAATTTAAGGGCAGGGTTGAGAAATTTCTAAGTTATATGCCAGATTCAGCCGCATATATGGCTAGGCGCATGGAGGAGGGTATCAGGCTAATTACTCCAGGTATGTTTTTTGAAGAGCTTGGGCTTGAGTACATAGGCCCTGTCGATGGACACGACTTAGGCGCGCTTCTTAGTACATTTGAAACTGCTAAAAATATGAAAAAGCCAGTCATTGTGCACGTGCAGACACTAAAGGGCAAAGGGTATGAATTTGCTGAGGGGTGCTACGAAAATTGGCACGGAGTTGGGCCATTTGATCTAAAAAGTGGCGAATTTATTAAAAGACAGTCAAATAAGTCAGCCACGGCGATCTTTAGCGAGCATCTTTTAAAGATGGCAAGAGAGCATAGCGATATCGTTGGTGTTACGGCTGCGATGCCAACAGGTACTGGTATGGATGCCTTGATACAAGAATTTCCAGATCGTTTTTGGGACGTAGCGATAGCCGAGCAGCATGCAGTCACCTCGATGTCAGCTATGGCAAAAGAGGGTTTTAAGCCATTTGTCGCGATATACTCAACTTTTATGCAAAGGGCCTATGATCAAGTCATTCATGACGCTTCTATTTTAAATTTAAACATCACTTTTGCGATGGATAGGGCTGGTATTGTGGGCGAGGACGGCGAAACGCATCAGGGTGCTTTTGATATCAGTTTTTTAAATGCCGTGCCAAACATGGTTCTCTTTGCTCCAAGGTGTGAAGAGAGCATGAAAAATGTTATGGAATTTGCCTACTCTTACAAGGGCGTAAGCGCTTTTAGATACCCACGCGGAGCGTTTATCTTAAGAGATGAGTTTGAAGCTCAGCCACTTGAGTTTGGTAAGGGTGAAATTTTAGCTGATGCAAATAGTGATATTGTATTTTTAGGCTATGGCAACGGCGTTGGCAGAGCAAATTTGGTCAGAAATTTACTAACTGGCAAGCTTGATGTGATATTGGTTGATCTTGTCTTTGCAAAGCCGCTTGATAGTGAGCTTTTATTAGATCTTGCAAAACGCACTAAAAAGTGGTACATCTTTAGCGATAGTGCTAAAAGAGGCGGTATTGGTGAGATAGTAAGTGCATTTTTACAAGAAAATAAAATTTCAAATATAAGCGTCATTAGCTTCGAGTATGAAGATAAATTTATCCCACATGGTTCAACTGCTGAGGTCGAAAAGTACCTTGGTATAAGTGCTGAGCAGATTACCAAAAATTTACTAGAAAATAATTAATATCATTTAATAAAGTAACGTTTAATATTATTTTTGCTAGCATAAGCCAAAATAAAAACAAGGAAAAGCACTATGCAATACGTATCATTATTAAAGCAATCTGGGCTAAAAGTCACGCCACAACGCCTTAGCGTTTTAAGAATTCTTGATCGCCACACGCATCCAACGATTGATGAGCTTTATGATGAAATTTTAAAAGAGAGCCCATCAGTTTCTCTTGCGACAGTTTATAAAAATTTAAATACTTTAAAAGACGAAGGTCTCGTAGTTGAAGTAAATATCGTCAATCAAAAAGCTAGATATGACATCTACGAATATCCACATATTCATGTTGTCTGCGAAAGCTGTGGAAGCGTCGAGGACGTGAGCTACGATGATGCTGAGCTTGGCAAATATCAAGAGGCACTAGAAAAGAAGATCGGAAATATAATAGAGCGTCTAAACATCGTAGCTAGTGTAAAAAGCTGTAAACACTGTAAATAAAATTTATGTTGCTATTTAGCAACATAAATTCCATCTTTTTTCTTATAAAAATACTTTTAAAATAAGCCTAAATTTAGCATTTTTCTCATTGTTTTAAGCACTAACTTGCTAAAATGAACAAAAAATTTTGGAGAAAAATGTGAGTTTGGAGATAGAGCGTAAATTTTTACTCAAAAATTCTCAAATTCTAGATTTTTTAAAAGAAGCTGGAGTAGTTTTTAAGCACCTTGAAATTTCTCAATTTTATACCAAGATAACGCAAAATGAAGAGATCCGCTTTCGAAGTGAAGAGGATAAATTTATAAAAACTGTAAAGATCGGCAAAGATCTAATCAGAGAAGAAAATGAAGAATTTTGTGAAAAAGCAGAGTTTAAAAAGGCTCTTAAAAACCGCATCGGTAGTGTCATCTTAAAAGATAGATACACTTTTAAACTAAATAACAATCCTTGCAACATCGATATTTTTAAAAATAAACTAAACGGACTTTGTACATTTGAGATCGAATTTAGCGATGAAAATGAGGCCGTCTTTTTCAAGCTACCACCGTTTTTAGAAAATTTTTGCCTAAGTGACGTAACTTGCGATAAAAGATATAAAAACAAATTTCTTGCCATCCATGCTAATGAAAATGAACAAATCGACTACAAAAGAGCCTATAAGATCATAAAAGAAAAAGAAATTTTGCCAAATTTTGCTGTAAATCTAAAAAGCGGCGAGGCGCTAAGAGTCCTTTTCGTTAGTATTTTTAAAGTAATAAAAAGGCTAAAAAGCCAGTATTTGATAGATAAAGATGAAGAAGTTTTGCATGAGCTTCGCGTAAATTTAAGAAAGGTTAGATCGATCCTTAAAATTTTTAGTGGCGTTTTTGATGAGAAAGTGACACTTTTTTTTGGTGAGAATTTTAAAATGCTTGCAAACTCGACAAACAAAAAGCGAGATTTGGATGTATTTTTGAGCTTTTTAAACGAGCAAAAGCACGCAAATGAGCCTATTTATTTTGTAAAAAAGGCTCTAGATTTAGAGTATGAAAATGTAAAAAGCTACCTTGGCGACGAAGAAAATTACGCATTTTTAAAAGAGTGGGAGATATTTTTAAACGAGGGTGAATTTTATAAGTCAAAACTCTTTGATGTAAGCCTTTCGCGCCTTGGTTCGTTTAAGCTTAGAACGCTTTTGGTTTTAGCTCAAAAAAGACTAAAAAGCCTTAATCAAGACTGCCCAAATGAGAGCTTTCATGATCTTAGGATAGAGCTTAAAAAGATGAGATATACATACGAGTTTTTATGTGAAATTTTCTATTTTGAGGGGCTTAAAAAGTATGAAGAGAAGCTAAAGCAGATGCAAGAAATTTTTGGCAATCTTCAAGACTATGACGTTTGGCTCGGCATCCTTAAAAGACTTCCGGAAATGCCAGATAAAGAGAGGCTCGAGAGTAAAATTTACAAGCAAATTTATAAAAGTAGAGAAGAGATACTAAAAAAGCGTCTTAAATTTATAAAAGCAACTCGCAAAATTTCAAGAAATTTAAAAATTTACTACATATAAAAGGGCAAATTTATGCAAAAACAAGAAAAAATCGTTGATATGTTTAACCAGATCGCTCCTACTTATGATGTCGCAAACAGAGTGTTAAGCCTTGGTGTGGACGTGAGTTGGAGGAAATTTGCCTGCAGATATATGCTAGAAATTTTTAAAAATAAAAGCATAAATATCGTAGATGTGGCTTGTGGCACTGGCGATATGATGGGGCTTTGGAGTGAAATTTCAAAAGAATTTGGCGTTGAGATAAAAAGCCTTACTGGCATCGATCCCTCAAGCGGCATGCTAAAAGAGGCGAGGGTGAAATTTCCAAATTTTAAATTTATAGAGGCCTACGCTGACAACACTACGCTTGCAAGCGGTGAGGCTCAAATTCTAAGTATAAGCTATGGCATCAGAAACGTGGTTGAGCGAAAGGCTGCGCTTAGAGAGTTTAACAGAGTACTTGCTCTAAATGGCTACGTAGT is a genomic window containing:
- the fliG gene encoding flagellar motor switch protein FliG, which gives rise to MSIKLNDKQKMIYDDLSMPEKIAILLIQLGEEATALIFSHMDVDVITEISGYIATAKNIDKQVASAVLEEFYALMQSNQYMRSGGLEYAKEILYRTFGPEAAQKILDKLAKSMENSKSFGYLDKIKPQQLADFIIKEHPQTIALILAHMDSTSAAETLSFFSDELRSEVVIRMANLGDISPSVIKRVSTVLEGKLESLTSYKVEVGGPRAVAEVLNRLGQKASKSTIERIEQSDDKLATTIKELMFTFEDIINLNATAIREILKNVDKKDLMVAFKGSSDGIKDKFLSNMSQRAAEAFKEEMQYLGAVRVKDVEEAQRRIVETVQTLADQGVFQVGEADEMIE
- a CDS encoding Fur family transcriptional regulator — its product is MQYVSLLKQSGLKVTPQRLSVLRILDRHTHPTIDELYDEILKESPSVSLATVYKNLNTLKDEGLVVEVNIVNQKARYDIYEYPHIHVVCESCGSVEDVSYDDAELGKYQEALEKKIGNIIERLNIVASVKSCKHCK
- the dxs gene encoding 1-deoxy-D-xylulose-5-phosphate synthase is translated as MNKDVKSLDVDELNALCHDIRDKILATVSKNGGHLSSNIGAVEIIVAMHKIFDVTKDPFIFDVSHQSYAHKLLTGRWESFDTLRKFNGISGYTKPSESKFDYFVAGHSSTSISLAVGAAKAIKLKNEDRIPVAVIGDGSLSGGMAYEALNEMGDRKYPCVIILNDNEMSISKPIGALSKYLSQMMAGQFYQKFKGRVEKFLSYMPDSAAYMARRMEEGIRLITPGMFFEELGLEYIGPVDGHDLGALLSTFETAKNMKKPVIVHVQTLKGKGYEFAEGCYENWHGVGPFDLKSGEFIKRQSNKSATAIFSEHLLKMAREHSDIVGVTAAMPTGTGMDALIQEFPDRFWDVAIAEQHAVTSMSAMAKEGFKPFVAIYSTFMQRAYDQVIHDASILNLNITFAMDRAGIVGEDGETHQGAFDISFLNAVPNMVLFAPRCEESMKNVMEFAYSYKGVSAFRYPRGAFILRDEFEAQPLEFGKGEILADANSDIVFLGYGNGVGRANLVRNLLTGKLDVILVDLVFAKPLDSELLLDLAKRTKKWYIFSDSAKRGGIGEIVSAFLQENKISNISVISFEYEDKFIPHGSTAEVEKYLGISAEQITKNLLENN
- the fliF gene encoding flagellar basal-body MS-ring/collar protein FliF, with the translated sequence MDFKALLHQISQIYQKLSLKQKIVAASSIVLVVAFLVFLTLYKSKNENFAGYSVLFENISPNDSALILDQLNKDGIKYKLANEGTILVPTSDVYKERIAVATLGIPKESKIGFEIFDKQEFGATDAEQRVKFQRALEGELARTIESLSSIQKATVRIAIPKESVFTERQALPTASIVVELKPGVSLNAKQIFGIKNLVAASVTNLSTENVKIVNQDGVALGDEDGEFDSDAIAQQIRYKREFENNYEQKIVNVLAPIVGGADKVVAKVNIDFDFDKKDTKSEVYDPNNVVRSESNIEEKRQGSAPNEVGGVPGAVSNIGPVQGLDDSTLKEQYNKSSQQTNYEISKKVTSIKGQFASINRVSAAVVIDGLYQSKKDSDGKPTGEVEFTPLSKEQRESITNLIKQSIGYNQNRGDEVSLDNFEFKTGKDISTSEKMDGFVNNYVVPFMPLLKYIFAALLLYIFYKKVIVPFMQKMLEETKEEEEQVQDGLEDIEVDAEDTLEKFKAARKKVEEQLGLSGEFNEDELKYDVLLEKMRAVITERNEEIAMLLQDMVKNDSDFNMRKEI
- the fliH gene encoding flagellar assembly protein FliH; the encoded protein is MKSSVITSETSPAHFIENYRFKVLGVGERAADSAPVLIEENNLSEELSEQNFGQKGENFIPQASHQTQASPQNHFASQAQNSQMQQGGESSFVEELLKKTDELSSNIIKLQMQIENQESEFAKRLEAEISRAKEDGKNEGIAQANAANEAKINELEARFSASAAKLDEQYVKFDEFLKKIEEELGQTAIKIAKEVIDKEISTSSNQIAHHLASSLIKELSNVKNIEIRVNPEDSEYIKEQFSKNGHVKISADDAISKGGVVIISDGGNIDATMQTRLEKLKMLVNNE